Below is a window of Variovorax sp. TBS-050B DNA.
AGCGCTTGGCGCAGCTGCGCGTCGCTGTACTTCGAGGCGTCTTCCGGATAGGCCAGCGCCTGGCGCAGCGGCCCGTCGGGCACGTAGGGCCGCTGCGGCATGAACATCGCATCGGCCGGCACCTGCACGCGTCCGCGCGCGAACGGCCAGATGCCCGCGAAGGCGCGGAACAGCGTCGACTTGCCGCTGCCCGAGGGCCCCTGCACCAGCACGCTCTCGCCGGCAGCGGCCGAGAGCGCCGCATCAGCGAGCAGCGGCCGGCCGTTGGGCAGGCTCAGCGACAGGCTGTCGGTGCGGAGGGCCTCGGCGTCGCTGCGTTCGAGCGCCCGCGCCTGCGCGGTGCGCGCGCGGATCGCGTCGTCGAAGCTGGTCAGGCGGTCGGCGGTGGCGCGCCATGCGGCCACGTTGTCATAGTTGTCGACGAACCAACTCAGCGAATCCTGCACCCGGCCGAAGGCCGTCGAGATCTGCATCAGCTGGCCCAGCTGGATCGCGCCGCTGAAGAAGCGCGGTGCCGCGACCACGAAGGGAAAGATCACCGCGGCCTGCCCGAAGAAGGCAGTGAAGGTCACGAGGTTCTTCTGCTGCTTGATGAGCGCGAGGTAGTTGCGCAGCACCGCACCGAAGCGCAGGTCGAGCTGACCGCGTTCCACCGTTTCGCCGCGGTCGAGCGCGATCGCCTCGCTGTACTCGCGCACGCGCACCAGGTGGTGCCGGAAGTCGGCCTCAAAGCGCTGCTGGCGGAAGTTGAGCCCGATCAGCGGCCGGCCGATGTAGTGCGTGATGATCGTGCCGATCACGCAGTAGACGAGTGCGAGCCAGACCATGGAGCCGGCGATCTCATACGTGCTGCCGCCGATCGGCAGCGCCACCGTGCCCGACAGGCCCCAGAGAATGCCCACGAAGCTGACCAGCGTGACCACGGCATTCAGGAGGCCCATCGACAGCGTCATGGTCGCGCTCGTGAAGAGGTGCATGTCCTCCTGGATGCGCTGGTCGGGATTGTCGGGCGTGGTGCCGTCGTTGCCGGCGTAGCGCGCGAGCTCCAGTTCGTAGAAGGTGCGGTTGGCCATCCAGCGGCCGAGATAGTTGCGCGTGATCCAGGCGCGCCAGCGCAGCTGCAGCAATTGCGTCACATAGAACTTGAGCACCTGCAGCGCGATATTGAAGAAGGCGAGCACGCAGAACACGCGGATCTCGCGCCAGAACACGGTGGCGTCCTTGTTCTGCAGTCCGTCGTAGAAGCGCCCGTACCACTGGTTGAAGAGCACGAGCGCATACACGTAGGCCAGATTCAGCGCGACGATCGCCGCGAACATGATCCGTGCCCGCCATTTCTCCTCCGACTGGAAGTAGGGCGCCGCGAGCCGGAGGACGCGGCGCAGCACCTGGACGAAGGTCTTGGCGCGTTCGTTGACGGAAGGAGAAGACATGCGGGGTTCCTCGAAGGCGCTCGCGCGCGGGGATCGATCGTGAGGAAGCCATCCTAGACAAATTCCTTAAGCGGGCCTGAAGCGGTGCGCGGCTGGACCGCACCGACCGTCACGGAAGCGAAACAAGCACGGGGCGCAAGCCGAAAGGCGGCGCCCATCGGGCGGCGGCGATGACATGTGCATGACGAACGCACGCGCCCCATGACAAATGCCTGTCACACGGGGCTGCGAGCATCGCCCCCGTTTACGGTCGCGTGCACGTGCCGCTTTCTTCTGCTTTTCTTCCTTTCTTTCCTTCTTTCTCTTCCTCCTTCAAGGATTCCCATGTCGCGTCGTTTCATCCGCTGGGCCGCCGTGCCGGCTGCCCTGCTCTCGCTCGCCTTCGCCGCTTCGGCGCAGGGCCGTACCGAGCTGCTGGTCTACACCGCGCTCGAAGCCGACCAGGTGCAGGCCTACAAGGCCGCCTTCGAGAAGGAGAACCCGTCGATCGAACTGAAGTTCGTGCGCGACTCCACCGGCATCGTCACCGCCAAGCTGCTGGCCGAGAAGGCCAATCCGCAGGCCGACGTGGTGTGGGGCCTGGCCGCCACCTCGCTGATGCTGCTCGACAAGGAAGGCATGCTGCAGCCCTACGCACCCAAGGGCCTCGATGCGGTCAAGCCCACCATGCGCGACCCCGCGAACCCGCCCAAGTGGGTGGGCATGGACGTGTGGTCCTCGGCCCTCTGCTTCAACACCGCCGAGGCGCAGAAGAAGAACCTGCCGAAGCCCACGAGCTGGGCCGACCTGACCAACCCCGTCTACAAGGGCCAGATCACCATGCCGAACCCGGCCGCCTCGGGCACCGGCTACCTGATGGTCTCGGGCTGGATCCAGATGATGGGTGAAGAGAAGGCGTGGAAGTACATGGACGCGCTGCACCAGAACATCGGCATCTACAGCCAGTCGGGCAGCAAGCCCTGCCGCCAGGCCGGCGCCGGCGAGTTCGCGCTCGGCATGTCCTTCGAATACCGCGCCAACAAGACCAAGCGCGACGGTGCGCCGATCGACATCGTGCTGCCGAAGGAAGGCCTGGGCTGGGACATGGAAGCCACCGGCATCCTCAAGACCAGCAAGAAGCAGGAGGCCGCCAAGGCACTCGCCGACTGGGCCGTGACCCGGCAGGCCAACGAGCTCTATGCCAAGAACTTCGCCGTGCTCGCGCTGCCGGGCATCCAGGAGAAGCTCGAATTCGTGCCGGGCGACGTCGAGAAGCTGCTCGCGAAGAACGACTTCACCTGGGCCGCCGCGAACCGCGAGCGCATCCTGACCGAGTGGTCCAAGCGCTACGAATCGAAGTCGGAAAAGAAGCCGATGTGAATCTGAATACGGACAGCCGAACGCAGAAGGAAGACAAAAGAGCGCAAAGGTCGCAGAAGGGATCCATGTCTTTGGGCTGTTCCCTTCGCAAGACTTCTGCGACTTTCGCGAAACCTTCGCGTCCTCTGCGTTCGGTATCCGCATTCGACCCAGCCTGACGACCACTGACATGACCAGCTTCCTGTCCCTGCGGGGCATCGAGAAATCCTTCGGTGCCAGCCGCGTGCTCGACGGCATCGACCTCGACATCGAACCC
It encodes the following:
- a CDS encoding ABC transporter ATP-binding protein/permease: MSSPSVNERAKTFVQVLRRVLRLAAPYFQSEEKWRARIMFAAIVALNLAYVYALVLFNQWYGRFYDGLQNKDATVFWREIRVFCVLAFFNIALQVLKFYVTQLLQLRWRAWITRNYLGRWMANRTFYELELARYAGNDGTTPDNPDQRIQEDMHLFTSATMTLSMGLLNAVVTLVSFVGILWGLSGTVALPIGGSTYEIAGSMVWLALVYCVIGTIITHYIGRPLIGLNFRQQRFEADFRHHLVRVREYSEAIALDRGETVERGQLDLRFGAVLRNYLALIKQQKNLVTFTAFFGQAAVIFPFVVAAPRFFSGAIQLGQLMQISTAFGRVQDSLSWFVDNYDNVAAWRATADRLTSFDDAIRARTAQARALERSDAEALRTDSLSLSLPNGRPLLADAALSAAAGESVLVQGPSGSGKSTLFRAFAGIWPFARGRVQVPADAMFMPQRPYVPDGPLRQALAYPEDASKYSDAQLRQALDDALLPDLAARLDDSDAWSQKLSGGEQQRLAIARVLLKKPSWIFADEISSALDAPAERTLYQRLSEMVRGKGGAMVSIAHRAAVGEFHTQRWTLVPDTAEGAAARYRVEVASAGAAAT
- a CDS encoding putative 2-aminoethylphosphonate ABC transporter substrate-binding protein, translated to MSRRFIRWAAVPAALLSLAFAASAQGRTELLVYTALEADQVQAYKAAFEKENPSIELKFVRDSTGIVTAKLLAEKANPQADVVWGLAATSLMLLDKEGMLQPYAPKGLDAVKPTMRDPANPPKWVGMDVWSSALCFNTAEAQKKNLPKPTSWADLTNPVYKGQITMPNPAASGTGYLMVSGWIQMMGEEKAWKYMDALHQNIGIYSQSGSKPCRQAGAGEFALGMSFEYRANKTKRDGAPIDIVLPKEGLGWDMEATGILKTSKKQEAAKALADWAVTRQANELYAKNFAVLALPGIQEKLEFVPGDVEKLLAKNDFTWAAANRERILTEWSKRYESKSEKKPM